One Leifsonia shinshuensis DNA window includes the following coding sequences:
- a CDS encoding VOC family protein, producing MTAPVTLQRIVVSTRSIPAALSLYGGALGLEVGRRAGDLAWLTSADGVEVMLHEREARPSDTAVAIGFAVDRLDDTVAAWVAAGGALVDPPERQPWGERMAVVRDADGHLVCLSERA from the coding sequence ATGACCGCACCGGTGACCCTGCAGCGCATCGTCGTGTCCACCCGCAGCATCCCGGCGGCGCTCAGCCTGTACGGGGGAGCGCTCGGCCTGGAGGTCGGGCGCAGAGCCGGCGACCTCGCCTGGCTGACGAGCGCCGACGGGGTGGAGGTGATGCTGCACGAGCGGGAGGCGCGGCCTTCCGACACGGCGGTGGCGATCGGCTTCGCCGTCGACCGGCTGGACGACACGGTCGCCGCGTGGGTCGCGGCCGGGGGAGCGCTGGTCGATCCTCCCGAGCGGCAGCCGTGGGGGGAGCGGATGGCGGTCGTCCGGGACGCGGACGGCCACCTGGTCTGCCTGAGCGAGCGCGCATGA